The region CGGCGAACAGCAGCACGTGTGCCGACAGGAAAATCCACATCACCGTAATCACCAGCGTCGTGCTGGTGGCGTAGGCCTGGGCGACGACGTTTTTGATGGCAGCGGCGATAATCAGGTATTTGCCAATTTGAAAGAGGACCGTTCCGATCAACGCGCCGCTGACAACTTCTCGCCAGGGGGGACGTCGCATCGGCAGGAATCGTAGCATTCCGTAGAAAACGGCGAGAACCGTCAGCCACGAGATGACCTGCATCGGCAGCCAGTCGCGGTCGTCCGGGGCGATAAAACTTAGCAGGGGAGCTTTCACCAAAAGCGTATGCGACCAGGCACTCAATAGGGATGCGAGTGCCAGTAGGAGGCCGACGCCAATCGAAAACAACGCGGCACGCACGCGGCCGAGGACGACGGCCAAAACGCTGCCCCGAATTCCTTCTGCAGCGAAGCCATTGATACGGTTCAACGCTTTGCGAAGCTGCATGAACGTTGCCGAAGCACTCCAAACGGCGATCAAGCTAAAGAAGATCGTCGGTAGCATCGTCGCTTCACGAAACGCTGACAGTTTCACCTGATCGACAATCGCTTTTCCGTAGGTGTCTCCCAGGGCACTATCGAAGAAGTCGACTGCTGCCTGGCGAGCACCGGCGTCGCTTTCCAGGATTTCTCCGGCAATCGCGACGGCGAAAACGATAATCGGGGCCAGGGAAAAGATAACGAAGAACGCAATCGCCGCCGCCGAGGTCGAGTGATCGTTTGCGACCCAGCGCTGAAAAAACTGGGAGAAAAACTTTTTCCACGGCTGCAGCATAACGGTATGGGGATCGAGAACCTTAGGTGCTTCTGAGTGCATCAAAACCGCCATTCTAACAGGGGTTGCGCGACTGCGTAGTTCGCGAGGTGCCGCAAACCTGGAAAGTTGGGCA is a window of Bremerella sp. TYQ1 DNA encoding:
- a CDS encoding YihY/virulence factor BrkB family protein, producing MHSEAPKVLDPHTVMLQPWKKFFSQFFQRWVANDHSTSAAAIAFFVIFSLAPIIVFAVAIAGEILESDAGARQAAVDFFDSALGDTYGKAIVDQVKLSAFREATMLPTIFFSLIAVWSASATFMQLRKALNRINGFAAEGIRGSVLAVVLGRVRAALFSIGVGLLLALASLLSAWSHTLLVKAPLLSFIAPDDRDWLPMQVISWLTVLAVFYGMLRFLPMRRPPWREVVSGALIGTVLFQIGKYLIIAAAIKNVVAQAYATSTTLVITVMWIFLSAHVLLFAAEIGHMLFSPETSPFEKYRQKESSE